The following are encoded in a window of Candidatus Poribacteria bacterium genomic DNA:
- a CDS encoding SUMF1/EgtB/PvdO family nonheme iron enzyme, with amino-acid sequence MAELISLKTLTEGSGTDRRKARIALAQSDDPEALQQLLKQYWTWHFEESLMEAVRLLLATNLGWEQMRPLTTPPIGEVISPIGHALNHADQIVRDAAFQVLDSMVDLPAGEVLIGEELTPLWVEGFQIARYPVTNAQYQRFIQATGHRPPQSWEDGAYPEKKGDHPVVEVSCEDAEVYAAWTACRLPTFEEWERTCRGDHGSVFPWGDEIDKPRCNTVELGAGGTTPIGAFPDGVSPFGCYDMLGNVWEWTSTWYDEDNPHFRVVRGGAWYYNHDYSTCTSYDFFSKEYTEFVIGFRIAR; translated from the coding sequence TTGGCAGAATTGATAAGTCTGAAGACGCTGACTGAGGGTAGCGGGACGGATCGCCGGAAAGCGAGGATTGCACTCGCGCAAAGCGATGATCCGGAGGCGTTGCAGCAACTGCTCAAGCAGTACTGGACATGGCACTTTGAGGAATCCTTAATGGAAGCCGTTCGGCTGTTGTTGGCGACAAATCTGGGTTGGGAACAGATGCGCCCTCTCACAACGCCGCCGATCGGAGAGGTCATCTCACCTATCGGTCATGCGCTCAATCACGCGGATCAAATCGTCCGTGATGCTGCTTTTCAGGTTTTGGATAGCATGGTTGACCTCCCCGCCGGGGAGGTGCTGATCGGTGAGGAATTGACTCCGCTCTGGGTGGAAGGATTCCAGATAGCTCGCTATCCGGTGACGAATGCACAGTACCAGCGGTTCATTCAGGCGACAGGGCATCGGCCTCCACAATCTTGGGAGGACGGAGCATATCCAGAGAAGAAGGGTGATCACCCGGTCGTGGAGGTGAGTTGTGAGGATGCGGAAGTGTATGCAGCGTGGACAGCTTGCCGATTACCCACCTTTGAGGAGTGGGAGCGGACATGCCGCGGTGACCATGGAAGTGTATTTCCGTGGGGAGATGAAATCGACAAACCGCGCTGCAACACCGTAGAACTTGGTGCGGGGGGGACAACCCCTATAGGCGCCTTCCCGGATGGAGTTAGCCCCTTCGGTTGTTACGATATGCTGGGTAACGTGTGGGAGTGGACAAGTACATGGTATGACGAAGATAATCCACACTTCCGCGTGGTCAGGGGCGGGGCGTGGTACTACAATCACGATTACAGCACCTGCACAAGTTACGACTTCTTCAGCAAGGAGTACACCGAATTTGTGATTGGGTTTCGCATCGCTCGATAG
- a CDS encoding sugar transporter, translating to MRLIQFQLPEKGRRIGCIDGEHVVDLTSINAEWTRIYNLFLEARRSGQTIDVYLAATPTEVADKVLYNQLLTGRPGDASGWILPPFDHPDPAHCTVSGTGLTHLGSMEARDQMHTITDTDEGTKTDSQKMFEMGLKEGKPAPGERGIQPEWFYKGNGTILRGHNDFLDIPDFSEDGGEEPEIVGCYVIDDDGIPCRLGFTIGNEWADHPMERVNYLWLALSKMRVCAAGPELVTDESFTDVRGSCRIVRESEEIYHSGDLLTGEANMSHTLANLEDHHFKYAHFRIPGDVHLHYFGTMKLSFPDRPTYQTGDEIEIRFDGMGEPLVNYVRQIPVSKIPVGVEKG from the coding sequence ATGAGATTGATTCAGTTTCAACTGCCAGAAAAGGGGAGGCGAATCGGATGTATTGATGGCGAGCATGTTGTCGACCTGACCAGCATCAATGCGGAGTGGACGCGAATCTATAACCTCTTCCTTGAGGCTCGCAGAAGCGGGCAGACTATCGATGTGTATCTTGCAGCGACCCCCACTGAGGTCGCAGATAAGGTGTTGTATAATCAACTTCTCACCGGGCGACCAGGGGATGCGAGCGGTTGGATCTTGCCTCCATTTGACCATCCGGACCCAGCCCACTGCACAGTTTCTGGGACAGGGCTAACGCACCTCGGTAGCATGGAGGCACGCGACCAGATGCACACAATCACTGACACCGATGAGGGGACGAAAACAGATTCGCAGAAGATGTTTGAGATGGGGTTGAAAGAGGGCAAACCCGCACCCGGCGAGCGCGGGATTCAGCCCGAATGGTTCTATAAAGGGAACGGGACAATTCTACGGGGACACAACGACTTTCTGGATATTCCCGACTTCTCAGAAGATGGCGGCGAGGAACCGGAAATTGTGGGTTGCTACGTCATTGACGACGATGGGATTCCGTGTCGGCTCGGTTTTACAATTGGCAACGAGTGGGCAGATCACCCGATGGAGCGTGTGAATTATCTGTGGCTTGCGCTTTCGAAAATGCGCGTCTGTGCTGCCGGACCGGAGTTAGTAACCGATGAATCGTTCACCGATGTTCGAGGCAGTTGCCGCATCGTGCGGGAATCGGAGGAGATCTATCATTCTGGTGATCTCCTCACGGGCGAAGCGAACATGAGCCATACCCTCGCCAATCTTGAGGATCATCACTTCAAGTATGCCCATTTTCGGATCCCCGGCGATGTGCATCTGCACTACTTCGGGACGATGAAACTCTCTTTTCCGGATCGACCGACCTATCAGACAGGGGATGAGATTGAAATTCGCTTTGATGGGATGGGAGAACCGCTCGTCAACTATGTCCGTCAAATTCCGGTCTCAAAGATACCGGTTGGAGTAGAGAAGGGATAG
- a CDS encoding PKD domain-containing protein, translating to MTFAVVDVNPSTLKFTAVLLSDPDANQLDVITKNGQITGPVELNEAPVAVIEASPSKVFTGQSVLLNGASSQDDSGIRTYVWRFGDGSSAERKETVEHVYKQSGTYTVTLTVTDDGVPPLKDEAIFVITVTDKDLSVHQQGKQIISWGQLKIRK from the coding sequence ATTACTTTTGCCGTGGTCGATGTTAATCCGTCCACACTCAAATTTACAGCGGTTCTCCTTTCGGACCCGGACGCTAACCAGTTAGACGTAATCACGAAAAACGGCCAAATAACCGGCCCGGTAGAGTTGAATGAAGCTCCCGTTGCCGTCATTGAAGCGAGCCCATCAAAAGTTTTCACAGGTCAATCGGTTTTGTTAAACGGCGCAAGTTCGCAAGATGATAGCGGAATTAGAACTTACGTTTGGCGTTTTGGCGATGGTTCTAGCGCTGAACGGAAAGAAACAGTCGAGCACGTTTATAAGCAATCCGGCACCTATACCGTTACGCTCACGGTTACCGATGATGGGGTTCCTCCGCTGAAAGATGAAGCCATATTCGTTATCACAGTTACCGATAAAGATTTGTCTGTCCATCAACAGGGGAAGCAGATAATATCATGGGGGCAGCTTAAAATCAGAAAATGA
- a CDS encoding undecaprenyl-phosphate glucose phosphotransferase, giving the protein MSNKTLDQLLTVFTLLLDVCFISASVFVAYWLRFESGWLDGVAIHKGAPPPLDYYFQLIPLMGFIWILVLRGIGLYRIEGRITLETVASISKTGVIASIATLGAIFFIYHNHQYSRWVMILSCVLSVILLSLNRLVIQRFKEAIQQLGVGISRVAVVGFNTTTQQLIHSFEEKTSSGYQFVGVLLGGLPPSQPISHRILGEFTEIRSLVQKYRIDELFITSPAISHTEILQIVDVCEGLSVRLHLLPDFYEVMIGRTRVADFDGIPVVRLKELPLQGWRGMIKRGMDILLSSIALIVCSPLMLSIAVAVKLSSPGRVIFRQERVGRDGTPFYIYKFRSMRQDAEVGVGHVWASKDDPRQTWLGRFLRRWCLDELPQFFNVFKGDMSLVGPRPEMSGLIDDFSKSIPHYLDRHRVKCGLTGWAQVNGLRGNTSLEERIRYDLYYIENWSIGFDIKILLKTLWSIKRAPQRDTEG; this is encoded by the coding sequence ATGTCAAATAAAACTCTTGATCAACTTCTTACTGTTTTCACCCTTCTCCTTGATGTTTGTTTCATCAGCGCATCAGTTTTCGTTGCGTACTGGCTCCGATTTGAATCGGGATGGCTAGACGGGGTCGCCATCCATAAGGGCGCTCCCCCTCCACTCGATTACTATTTCCAACTCATCCCACTGATGGGGTTCATCTGGATCCTTGTGCTTCGAGGGATTGGGCTTTATCGGATTGAGGGGCGCATTACACTTGAAACAGTAGCGTCCATCTCAAAAACGGGGGTGATCGCATCAATTGCCACACTCGGCGCGATTTTCTTTATCTATCACAACCACCAATATTCGCGTTGGGTGATGATCTTATCATGTGTGCTGAGTGTTATTCTCCTATCTCTCAACCGATTGGTAATCCAGCGTTTCAAAGAGGCAATCCAGCAGTTGGGTGTTGGTATTAGTCGTGTCGCAGTTGTCGGTTTTAACACAACGACGCAACAACTGATTCATTCGTTTGAAGAGAAAACAAGCAGCGGCTACCAATTTGTCGGTGTCCTGCTCGGTGGACTGCCTCCCTCACAGCCGATCTCTCACCGCATTCTTGGTGAGTTCACGGAGATTCGGAGCCTCGTCCAGAAGTATCGAATTGACGAACTTTTTATTACCTCGCCGGCGATTTCCCACACAGAGATTTTGCAGATTGTAGATGTGTGCGAGGGGCTATCTGTACGGCTGCATCTGCTCCCAGATTTCTATGAAGTGATGATTGGTCGCACACGGGTGGCGGATTTTGATGGCATTCCCGTGGTCAGGTTGAAGGAACTACCGCTTCAAGGTTGGCGTGGGATGATTAAACGCGGAATGGACATCCTGTTGAGCAGCATTGCGCTGATTGTTTGCAGTCCGTTAATGCTCAGCATAGCTGTCGCTGTGAAGCTCTCGTCGCCGGGAAGGGTTATTTTTCGACAGGAACGGGTAGGACGGGATGGTACACCTTTTTATATCTATAAGTTTAGATCGATGCGACAAGATGCCGAGGTGGGCGTTGGACACGTCTGGGCTTCAAAAGATGACCCACGGCAGACATGGCTCGGTAGGTTTCTAAGGCGTTGGTGTTTAGATGAACTCCCTCAATTTTTCAACGTCTTTAAGGGAGATATGAGTTTGGTTGGTCCTCGCCCGGAGATGTCAGGATTGATTGATGATTTCAGTAAATCGATCCCACATTACTTGGATCGGCATCGCGTCAAATGCGGACTCACCGGCTGGGCGCAGGTCAATGGACTCCGTGGGAATACCTCATTGGAGGAGCGTATCCGTTATGATCTGTACTACATCGAAAACTGGTCAATCGGCTTTGACATCAAGATTCTTCTCAAGACACTCTGGTCAATTAAACGCGCTCCACAGCGGGATACAGAAGGATAA